In one Bacteroidota bacterium genomic region, the following are encoded:
- a CDS encoding DUF2147 domain-containing protein, with translation MIRIIVCLILAFPLLAKGQSKGDSIIGVWFNQEKTAKLQISNEDGAYFGKIVWLQAKHDKATLYTDKTNPDSSMHTDSLMGMTVMRHFTFGSKDTYRGGIIYDHMNGKEYKCNMVLIGGQFLMIVGYTGIPTMSRSMEWQRVKLRSNESTGL, from the coding sequence ATGATACGCATTATAGTTTGTTTGATATTGGCTTTCCCACTCTTAGCAAAAGGTCAATCGAAAGGTGATTCAATAATTGGGGTTTGGTTCAATCAAGAGAAAACGGCCAAACTTCAAATATCTAATGAAGACGGTGCATACTTTGGAAAAATTGTGTGGCTGCAAGCAAAACATGACAAAGCTACATTATATACCGATAAAACGAACCCTGACAGTTCAATGCATACTGATTCTTTGATGGGTATGACGGTGATGCGACACTTTACTTTTGGAAGTAAAGACACTTATCGTGGAGGTATAATATACGACCACATGAATGGGAAAGAATATAAATGCAATATGGTGTTAATTGGCGGACAATTTCTAATGATAGTTGGCTATACAGGTATACCCACTATGAGTAGGTCTATGGAATGGCAGCGGGTTAAGTTGCGATCAAATGAGTCTACAGGGTTGTAA
- a CDS encoding DUF2461 domain-containing protein, whose translation MKDIAINKSTLKFLKDLAANNNREWFNAHKDIYIQSQQNMTDVVDRLIFEMNKHDAIENESGKKSLYRIYNDVRFSKDKSPYNARFAFSLRRATTQKRGGYYINIKPGNSYIACGFFSPNPEDLKRIRLDIEANYSDWNKLLKSKNIKANFGNLRGDAVATTPKGFDINHPAIGLLRYKQFILRHDLTDKEVAAESFIEDMNRILKSVRPFFNYMSDVLTTDLNGESII comes from the coding sequence ATGAAGGACATCGCCATCAATAAATCCACCCTCAAATTCCTGAAGGACTTAGCCGCAAACAATAACCGAGAATGGTTCAATGCACATAAAGATATATATATACAATCGCAACAAAATATGACTGATGTTGTGGATCGATTAATTTTTGAAATGAACAAACATGATGCTATTGAAAATGAATCGGGCAAAAAAAGTTTGTATAGAATATATAATGATGTACGTTTCAGTAAAGACAAATCACCTTATAATGCTCGTTTTGCCTTTAGTTTACGCAGGGCAACCACACAAAAACGTGGTGGTTATTATATTAACATCAAACCTGGAAATTCCTATATAGCTTGTGGATTTTTTTCGCCCAATCCCGAAGATTTAAAACGTATTAGATTGGATATTGAGGCAAATTATTCTGACTGGAATAAATTATTAAAATCAAAAAACATTAAAGCCAATTTTGGGAATTTAAGAGGAGATGCCGTTGCTACTACCCCAAAAGGATTCGACATCAACCACCCTGCCATTGGCCTTCTACGTTACAAACAATTTATTTTGAGGCATGACCTTACAGATAAAGAAGTAGCAGCAGAAAGTTTCATAGAAGACATGAATCGCATATTAAAATCGGTGAGGCCTTTTTTCAATTATATGAGCGATGTGCTTACTACCGATTTGAATGGGGAAAGTATCATATAA